Genomic segment of Leuconostoc mesenteroides subsp. mesenteroides:
GCAAGTTGTAGTGAAACCAAAAACTGTTAAAATAAATGGTGTGGAAACGAAACAAGTTGGTATCGTCGAAAAAACATATACGGACACCAATTCACGTCTGAAGTATGGTTTAATAAATACCGGTGCAACAATTAAACAAATATGGTATGGTCTGAGCCATCTATTTACTGGTGGCTTTAGTTTAGATAAGCTTGGCGGACCCGTTTCTATTGCTAAAACAACTTCATCTGTAGCAAAAACAGGATTCTTGAATATATTAGTATTTATGGCTATGCTCTCGCTTAATTTGGGTATTATGAATCTAATTCCAATCCCAGCATTGGATGGCGGTAAACTCATTTTGAATCTATTGGAAGGTATATTACGTCGACCATTGCCACAAGCATTTGAAAATGCTGTGACTATCGTTGGCGCTGTATTTATGATTATTTTAATGATTGCTGTCACTATAAACGATATTTTAAGATAAATACTGGTGCTAGCGGCACCGTACATAACAACAAAACATAAGGGGAACTCATGAAACAGTCGAAATTATTAATGCCAACAATGCGGGATATCCCAGCAGAGGCTGAAGTAAAAAGCCATCAGCTTTTGCTAAAAGCAGGGTATATTCGCCCAATTGCAGCAGGAATGTTTTCCTATTTACCATTAGCAAAACGTGTTTTAAATAAAATTGAAACAATTATTCGTGAAGAGATGGATAAAATTGATGCCAATGAAATGTTGGTGCCTGAAGTCTTGCCTGCCGAGTTATGGCAACGTTCTGGACGTTATGAAACATACGGACCAGCTTTGTATAAGTTTAAAAATCGACAAGATCGTGATTTCATTTTAGGCCCTACGCACGAAGAAACTTTTACGCAATTAATTGCTGATGAAATTAAGTCATACAAGAAATTACCGTTGACTGTTTATCAAATTCAGGCAAAATTCCGTGATGAAAACCGACCACGTTTCGGTTTATTGCGTACACGTGAATTTATTATGAAAGATGCTTACTCATTTAGTGCTGATCAAGATGGCTTGGATGAAGCATTTCATAATATGGAAGAAGCCTACACTAACATATTTGATCGGCTAGGACTCGAATATCGCGCAATAGTTGGTGATGCTGGTGCTATGGGTGGATCGGATTCCAAAGAATTCTCGGCACCCGCTGCAGCCGGGGAAGATACGATTGCTTATTCTGATGCAACAGATTATGCGGCTAATCTTGAAATGGCTAAAGACTTTTATGAACGTCAAGTTGCAACAGCTGAGCAATTGGCACTTGAAAGAATTTCAACTCCGAACGAAAAGACAATTGATGATATTGCAACATTTTTGAATAAGCCAAAAAATGAATTAGTTAAAACGATTATGTTTGTTGCAGACGACGAACTAGTGGCTGTTGTGACAACTGGTGATTTCGAGGTCAATGAAGTCAAAGTTCAAAATTATCTAAATGCTGATTCGTTTGCAATGGCTGAAGAAGCGGATGTTCGCAAAGCGGTCGGTGCAGGATTTGGTTCATTGGGACCTGTTGCATTGCCGGAAGAAGTTAAGCTTCTAGTTGATGAGAGAGCTGCTGATTTAGCTAATTTCGCTGCTGGTGCTAATGAAGATGGAATGCATTATGTCAACATTAACTGGAATCGCGATGTTGACTTACCCGCAGAAAATGTTGGTGATTTCCGCACAGTACGTGAGGGTGATTTAGCTATAGACGGTAAGGGTAAATTACAGTTTACTTCAGGTATTGAAATTGGTCACATTTTTAAACTTGGTACACGATACTCAAAAGCCTTAGGTGCACAGGTGCTGGATAATAATGGACGACAAACAGATGTTATTATGGGATCGTATGGTATCGGTGTGTCACGTTTGTTGAGTGCTATCGCAGAGCAAAAAGCTGATGAAGATGGTCTAGTTTGGCCTGCTAGCGTAGCACCATTTGACATTCATATTGTACCAATTAACATCAAGGATGAAGACCAATCTCGTGTGGCCGAACAGTTAGAGACATTGTTGGTAGCACAAGGCATGGAAGTGCTAGTTGATGACCGCAAAGAGCGCGCCGGAGTGAAGTTTGCTGATGCAGACTTGATTGGACTACCAATCCGTATTACAGTCGGAAAAAAGGCTAACGAAGATGTCGTAGAAGTTAAAGTTCGAGCAAGTAACACAAATATTGAGATGCGAGTTAGCGAAGTTGTAGATTCTGTCTCAGTACTGCTAAATGCGTCAGAAAAATAAGTATATTTAAAATTGCCGATATTTTATCGGCTTTTTTACTCAAGTAGAGGATAAAATGAAGTTAACGCAACAAGAACAATTACAACACTTACTTACGCATATTCAACTACCAGAAGAAATCCATCATTATTTTGATGACGGCTGTTTATCTCAAGTTGATGTTTCAGTTAGTCAAAAAATGTGGCTTTTTCATGTCGAAATTGGACAGATACTACCGGTAAATGTGTACATGCAATTTCAGCAGTATTTACGAAATGCGTTTACTAGTATAGCATTGGTTCAACTTAAAATCACCACGCCAGTGCAACAAGTTAACGAAGAAGTCGTCAACTCTTATTGGCATTTAGCGCTACAAGAATCAATTTTGAATCACGCGACAACGCAGCAACTTGCTAGCAATACGGTACTAAAGACAATTGCAACGAATCATTTTGGCGTTGCAGTCGGCGCATCAATTTTGTATCGCGCACTGACGGCTGAGGCGATTAATTCAATTACGACAGTTTATTATTCTTTTGGATTGCCAAAAGTTAAGTTGACCCCACAATTGGATGAACAACTTGAACAAGAAATTCAAGAAAATGTGGCACAACATCATGCTAAAGCGCGTGAAGATTTGCAAAAAGCAATTGTTGCCAATGAACAATCAAAGCCTAAAGTTTCCAGTGAAGGTGTTGCATTAGCTTTAGGGCGTAAGATACCTGCTGATGCTGAAATTACACGTTTGGATAGTATAGATGGTGAAGAAAATCGTGTTGTTGTAGAAGGGTATATTTTTGCGGAAGAAATAAGAGAGTTACGTTCTGGACGGAAATTACTGACGCTTAAGTTGACGGATTATTCAAGCTCGATTTCTGCAAAGAAATTTTCAAACAATGAGAATGATGAGGCCGTTTTTGACGGTTTAAAGTCTGGATTGTGGGTACGACTAAGTGGCAATATTCAAGAAGATCAGTATGCACGTGAATTGGTGATGAACATATATGATTTACAGGTCGTAGATCATGCTAATCGACAAGAAGATTATCAAGGTGAAGAAAAACATATTGAATTGCATGCCCACACTAATATGTCAGCGATGGATGCAGTTACTGATTTTTCAGGTGTTGCGAAATTAGCAAAAAGTTGGGGACAAACTGCTTTGGCTGTTACAGATACTGGTAATGTTCAGGGATTCCCTGAGGCATCAGCAGCGGGTGCAAAAAATGGTTTGAAAATGATTTATGGCATGGAAGCTAACTTGGTTGAGGATGGTGAGCCCATTGGCTTTAACTTAGATCAAACCGAATTATTGAATAAAGATACTATTTTTGTAGCTTTTGATTTGGAAACAACTGGTTTATCGGCAGTGACAGACCGTATTATTGAGTTGTCAGCGGTCAAAATGCAATTGGGTAACGTAATTGACAAGTTTTCAGAATACATTAATCCTGGATTCCCACTTTCTGAGTTCACCACCAAGTTAACTTCTATTACTGATGCTATGGTTGCTAATTCAGATACCGAAGAAAATATTATTAAACGCTTTCGCGAATGGTCTGGAAATGCGGTCTTAGTTGGACATAATGTTACTTTTGATGTTGGCTTTATGAATGCTGCTTATACGCGCTATAATCAACCGATTATCACGAATGCTATTATTGATACGTTACCATTTACACGATGGTTATACCCTGATTATAAGTCTTATAGGTTAGGTACAATTGCCAAGCGTTTCAATATTAATTTGGAACAAGCGCATCGTGCTATTTTTGATGCAGAAACCACTGGACATATCGCTTGGCGATTAGTTAAGGAAGCACACGAACGTTATCATTTAAACCGGCATAATGAGTTGAATGATCATATGACTGAAGGTGATGCCTGGAAGCATGGGCGTCCCGTGCATGCCACTCTGTTAGTTCAAAATGCTACTGGTTTGAAAAATTTATACAAACTAGTGTCTCGATCAAACATTGAGTTTTTTGCTCGGGTACCGCGCATTCCACGTTCTATATTGGAACAGTATCGCGAGGGGCTACTTGTAGGAACTGGTGATACCAGTGGTGATGTGATTATTTCTTTGATTGAAAAGGGTATTGAGGAGGCAGAGAAAAAAGCAGCATATTACGACTATATTGAAATACAACCAACGGCAAATTATCAACCGATGATTGAGTCAGGATTAATCGCAACTGAAGAAAAGTTACAGAGCATTTTAAAAGACATGGTAGCGATTGGGGATAAACTAAAAAAGCCCGTTGTAGTTACTCAAGATGTAAAGTATACAAATCCTGAAGATAAAATATATCGCAATATTTTAATCGCCACACAGCCTGGTAATCCGCAAAATCGTACAGCTTTACCAGATTTGAATTTTAAGACAACCCAGGAATTACTTGATGATTATAGTTTTATGGGTATCGATTTAGCAAAAAAGTTGGTCATTGATAATACACATTTGGTTGCTAATATGCTTGAAGATATTGAACCTTTAAAAAGTGGATCTTATCCACCAAATATTCCTGGTGCTGGTGATGAATTAACTGATAAAACTTATCGAACAGCTAAACAGTGGTATGGCGAGCCGATACCCAAAGAAATACAGGCACGTATTGATCAAGAACTGAAAGCGATTATTGGCAATGGTTTTGCGCCACACTATATCATTGCGCAAAGGTTAGTTGCTAAGTCAGTTAAGGACGGCTATTTAGTCGGTTCACGTGGATCAGTTGGCTCTTCTTTTGTAGCTACAATGTCTGGAATTACAGAAGTGAATCCACTACCACCACACTATCGTTCAGTACATGGGGACTACTTTGAATTGGTTGATCCGAAAGAATATGAATCTGGTTATGATTTGCCTGAAAAAGAAGATCCAAATCATCCAGGTGAATTTTTGATTGGGGATGGACAAAATATTCCTTTTGAAACTTTTATGGGCTTCACAGGAAATAAAGTGCCTGATATTGATTTGAATTTTTCGGGTGATTATCAACCAATTGCTCATAACTATATGAAGGTTTTGTTTGGTGAACATAATGTGTATCGCGCTGGAACCATTGCAACCGTCGCTGAAAAAACAGCATTCGGCTATGTTAAAGCTTATGAACGTGACCATGACCAACACTATCGTGGCGCTGAGATAGAGCGTTTAGCGCAGGGAATGACAGGTGTGAAACGTACTACCGGACAACATCCGGGTGGTATTTTGATTGTACCCCGTGAATATGAAGTCTATGATTTTACTCCGATTCAGTATCCTGCAGATGATCAAAAGTCACTTTGGCAAACTACGCACATGGATTATCATTCAATCCACGATAATTTGCTCAAAATGGATATATTGGGTCACGATGATCCTACAATGGTACGTACATTAAAGGATATGTCTGGTATTGACCCACAGTCAATACCTGCAAATGACCCAGGTGTATTAAGCTTGTTCACTTCAACTGAAGCTTTAGGTGTTACGCCAGAACAGATTTTTTCTAATACTGGTACACTAGGATTACCAGAGTTTGGTACAAACTTTGTGCGAGGAATGTTAGCAGAAACACAACCGCATACCTATTCAGAATTATTGCAAATTTCTGGCTTGTCACATGGTACGGATGTTTGGTTAGGCAATGCTAATGAATTAATTGAAAATGGGACGGCCACCATTGGGACAGTAATTGGAACACGTGATAAAATTATGACTGATTTGATTAATTGGGGTGTGCCTGCTGCAGATGCTTTTAATATTATGGAAAAGGTACGTAAAGGAAAAGGGATAACAGAGGAATATCAGAAGCAATTACGTGAAGAAAAAATTCCGGAATGGTATATTCAATCAATGCTTAAAATCAAATATATGTTTCCACGGGCGCATGCTGCTGCCTATGTGTTAATGGCATTGAGAATAGCGTACTTTAAGGTTTATTTTCCAACAATCTATTATGCGACTTACTTTTCTGTACGTGCCGATGCGTTTGATATTGTAGCCATGAGTCGTGGTAAAGATGCCACCAAAGCAGCTATTCAGAAGTTAAAGGCACTTGGAAATGATGCAACAGTTGGGGACAAAAACTTATTGACAGTTTTAGAAATGGCTAATGAAGCCTTAGAACGCAATATTACTTTCGCTATGGTTGATTTGAACAGGTCTGAGGCGTTAGAATGGGTAATTGATGGGGATACCTTGATTCCACCTTTCGTTTCTTTGCCGGGATTGGGTGATAACGTTGCTAAGCAAATTGTAGCTGCACGGACTGAAAAACCATTTATCAGCAAAGAAGATTTAAAGAAACGTGGTAAAGTTTCACAAACAATTATTGAGTTTATGACATTGCACTCGGTTTTAGATGAATTACCAGATGAAAATCAGTTAAGTTTGTTTGATTTTTAGTTATTATGTTAAACTTTTAATACAGATACGAAGTTGTTGTTCATCTATTTGTTCATATTTAAAGGGAGAAAAAAATGAAACATGAATGGCATCAAAAAGTTGCTGGATATTATGAGTACGTTTTGAATATTATGATGATTTTGATTGGTATCGTAATATTTGGATTTTTAATACGTGAAATTTGGAATTTAGCACAGATGCTATCGCTCAAGAATATCTCAGGACATTTTACCGAATTAGCTGAACAAATCTTGATTGTGTTTTTGTTTTTTGAATTTTTGGGGATTGGCAGAGAGTACTTTGTCAAAGATGCCCATATTTCTACTGATAATTTCTTATATATTGGTGTGACAGCAATAGTTCGTGCTATGCTTGTATATCATGATCAATCCTATAAAACCTTAATGCTGGCAGGTGCGATATTTTTATTGATTTCAGCACAAGCTATTTATCGCTATTTTCGGCCTAAATACAGATCTTAAAAACTGATTATTAGTTTAATAATTAGTTTTTTATTTTGTACCTATAAAATAATGTGAGTCATCTACACGATTAAACAACTATTTCATGGTATGATAATAAAAGAAATTTTATCAAAATTGGACGGAAATATGACTAAAAACATTGTCGTACTCGGCAGCTTGAATGTCGATAATATTATGAAAATGCCACGTATGCCACTTGTTGGCGAAACGATGGCGCTTACTGAAGTAACAACAGCACCAGGCGGTAAAGGTGCAAATCAGGCAGTTGCTGCATCACGACAAGGAGCAAATGTTTCGTTTATTGGTGCTGTTGGGAATGATGCGAATGGGCAGTTTATGAGAGCTACACTGCTCACTAATGGTGTCAACGTGGACGCAGTATCAACAAATAGTGATGTGCCAACTGGGTCAGCATACATTATGTTGCAAGAGAGCGGTGCAAATACAATATTAATTCATGGTGGGGCAAATCAAGCTTTAACGATTGAGGATATAAATACATACTTAATTGCTCAAGCGGATGTGGTAATTGCACAATTTGAAGTACCACTCGAAGTTATTTTGGCGGCATTCAAAATTGCGAAAAAAAATAATGTACAAACAATTCTAAATCCAGCTCCGGCTGTTTATGAACTTACGCCAGAACTAATGGCTGTTACTGATATTGTGCTTCCAAATGAAACAGAAGCGCAATTATTGACAGGCATCAATGTTATCAATGATGAGGGTGTTTTAAACCGAGTTAGCGATGCCTTACAATCAAAGGGAGTTCAACGAAGCATTATCACATTAGGGGAAGCAGGCTCATTTATCGCTGATGGTCAAAAAAGATGGTGGGTACAACCTGAAAAGGTAGATGCACAAGATACTACCGCGGCAGGTGACACTTTTATTGGTACATTAGCTAGTGTCATAGCACCTGATTTTAGTAATTTAGATGATGCCGTGCAGCGGGCTAACATTGCTAGCGCAATTGCTGTAACACGTCCAGGTGCGATTCCTTCCATTCCTACAGACAAAGAGGTTGATAACTATTGATGTTGCCTGAAAACTTTAAAAATAAATACAATCGGCTTCTCGGCGATGAGTATAAAGATTTTTTATTGAGTTTTGACGAATCGGTTCAAAAAGCCTATCGTGTGAATCCGTTAAAGCCACATCCTGTCATCAGTGATACAGAAGATCACGGTAATCTTCCCTATGGTAAATGGGGCCATTTTGGAGCTGTTAACGGACATTCAGTAGACCACGTTACCGGTGTCGTCTACTCTCAAGAACCGTCAGCACAATTTGTAGGTGAGGTTGTTCGGCCAAAACCCGGCGAACGTGTTTTGGATTTAGCGGCTGCACCCGGTGGAAAATCAACGCACTTAGCAGCATTCATGGGA
This window contains:
- a CDS encoding phosphate-starvation-inducible E, whose amino-acid sequence is MKHEWHQKVAGYYEYVLNIMMILIGIVIFGFLIREIWNLAQMLSLKNISGHFTELAEQILIVFLFFEFLGIGREYFVKDAHISTDNFLYIGVTAIVRAMLVYHDQSYKTLMLAGAIFLLISAQAIYRYFRPKYRS
- the rbsK gene encoding ribokinase, with translation MTKNIVVLGSLNVDNIMKMPRMPLVGETMALTEVTTAPGGKGANQAVAASRQGANVSFIGAVGNDANGQFMRATLLTNGVNVDAVSTNSDVPTGSAYIMLQESGANTILIHGGANQALTIEDINTYLIAQADVVIAQFEVPLEVILAAFKIAKKNNVQTILNPAPAVYELTPELMAVTDIVLPNETEAQLLTGINVINDEGVLNRVSDALQSKGVQRSIITLGEAGSFIADGQKRWWVQPEKVDAQDTTAAGDTFIGTLASVIAPDFSNLDDAVQRANIASAIAVTRPGAIPSIPTDKEVDNY
- a CDS encoding PolC-type DNA polymerase III, whose amino-acid sequence is MKLTQQEQLQHLLTHIQLPEEIHHYFDDGCLSQVDVSVSQKMWLFHVEIGQILPVNVYMQFQQYLRNAFTSIALVQLKITTPVQQVNEEVVNSYWHLALQESILNHATTQQLASNTVLKTIATNHFGVAVGASILYRALTAEAINSITTVYYSFGLPKVKLTPQLDEQLEQEIQENVAQHHAKAREDLQKAIVANEQSKPKVSSEGVALALGRKIPADAEITRLDSIDGEENRVVVEGYIFAEEIRELRSGRKLLTLKLTDYSSSISAKKFSNNENDEAVFDGLKSGLWVRLSGNIQEDQYARELVMNIYDLQVVDHANRQEDYQGEEKHIELHAHTNMSAMDAVTDFSGVAKLAKSWGQTALAVTDTGNVQGFPEASAAGAKNGLKMIYGMEANLVEDGEPIGFNLDQTELLNKDTIFVAFDLETTGLSAVTDRIIELSAVKMQLGNVIDKFSEYINPGFPLSEFTTKLTSITDAMVANSDTEENIIKRFREWSGNAVLVGHNVTFDVGFMNAAYTRYNQPIITNAIIDTLPFTRWLYPDYKSYRLGTIAKRFNINLEQAHRAIFDAETTGHIAWRLVKEAHERYHLNRHNELNDHMTEGDAWKHGRPVHATLLVQNATGLKNLYKLVSRSNIEFFARVPRIPRSILEQYREGLLVGTGDTSGDVIISLIEKGIEEAEKKAAYYDYIEIQPTANYQPMIESGLIATEEKLQSILKDMVAIGDKLKKPVVVTQDVKYTNPEDKIYRNILIATQPGNPQNRTALPDLNFKTTQELLDDYSFMGIDLAKKLVIDNTHLVANMLEDIEPLKSGSYPPNIPGAGDELTDKTYRTAKQWYGEPIPKEIQARIDQELKAIIGNGFAPHYIIAQRLVAKSVKDGYLVGSRGSVGSSFVATMSGITEVNPLPPHYRSVHGDYFELVDPKEYESGYDLPEKEDPNHPGEFLIGDGQNIPFETFMGFTGNKVPDIDLNFSGDYQPIAHNYMKVLFGEHNVYRAGTIATVAEKTAFGYVKAYERDHDQHYRGAEIERLAQGMTGVKRTTGQHPGGILIVPREYEVYDFTPIQYPADDQKSLWQTTHMDYHSIHDNLLKMDILGHDDPTMVRTLKDMSGIDPQSIPANDPGVLSLFTSTEALGVTPEQIFSNTGTLGLPEFGTNFVRGMLAETQPHTYSELLQISGLSHGTDVWLGNANELIENGTATIGTVIGTRDKIMTDLINWGVPAADAFNIMEKVRKGKGITEEYQKQLREEKIPEWYIQSMLKIKYMFPRAHAAAYVLMALRIAYFKVYFPTIYYATYFSVRADAFDIVAMSRGKDATKAAIQKLKALGNDATVGDKNLLTVLEMANEALERNITFAMVDLNRSEALEWVIDGDTLIPPFVSLPGLGDNVAKQIVAARTEKPFISKEDLKKRGKVSQTIIEFMTLHSVLDELPDENQLSLFDF
- a CDS encoding proline--tRNA ligase, which translates into the protein MKQSKLLMPTMRDIPAEAEVKSHQLLLKAGYIRPIAAGMFSYLPLAKRVLNKIETIIREEMDKIDANEMLVPEVLPAELWQRSGRYETYGPALYKFKNRQDRDFILGPTHEETFTQLIADEIKSYKKLPLTVYQIQAKFRDENRPRFGLLRTREFIMKDAYSFSADQDGLDEAFHNMEEAYTNIFDRLGLEYRAIVGDAGAMGGSDSKEFSAPAAAGEDTIAYSDATDYAANLEMAKDFYERQVATAEQLALERISTPNEKTIDDIATFLNKPKNELVKTIMFVADDELVAVVTTGDFEVNEVKVQNYLNADSFAMAEEADVRKAVGAGFGSLGPVALPEEVKLLVDERAADLANFAAGANEDGMHYVNINWNRDVDLPAENVGDFRTVREGDLAIDGKGKLQFTSGIEIGHIFKLGTRYSKALGAQVLDNNGRQTDVIMGSYGIGVSRLLSAIAEQKADEDGLVWPASVAPFDIHIVPINIKDEDQSRVAEQLETLLVAQGMEVLVDDRKERAGVKFADADLIGLPIRITVGKKANEDVVEVKVRASNTNIEMRVSEVVDSVSVLLNASEK